The Sedimentisphaera salicampi genome includes a region encoding these proteins:
- a CDS encoding GNAT family N-acetyltransferase gives MILELPELIIQRCGAEQYDEFERWHYCASRPGLVCEAFLLRGIDGEKAGIITFSYPPANCAGRNVVFARLLKRFPQAGGQRLRAVNAHFRIVSRIVILPEYRGLGIGRKFLIKTVQFCRAGCVEALSASGRLGNLFVSAGFKRFRPAESGKKIRLKGLLAQNRIPLGPASKAERQKKLDKISSAERQKIQRAAVNLLKSYGSLPKRAEGQILEKATEKLELKPEYCFFIKNPKLMQEVEK, from the coding sequence ATGATTCTTGAACTTCCCGAGCTGATTATCCAGCGCTGCGGTGCAGAGCAATACGATGAATTCGAACGCTGGCACTACTGCGCCTCCCGCCCGGGGCTGGTGTGCGAGGCCTTCCTGCTCCGCGGGATTGACGGCGAGAAAGCCGGGATTATCACATTCTCATACCCGCCTGCAAACTGCGCAGGGAGGAATGTGGTTTTCGCAAGGCTCTTGAAGCGTTTCCCTCAGGCCGGCGGGCAAAGGCTCAGAGCGGTAAACGCTCATTTCCGTATTGTATCGAGGATAGTAATCCTCCCCGAATACCGCGGGCTTGGAATCGGCAGGAAATTTCTCATTAAAACCGTTCAGTTCTGCAGGGCGGGGTGTGTGGAGGCGCTGAGCGCATCTGGAAGGCTTGGGAATCTGTTTGTCTCAGCGGGCTTCAAGAGGTTCAGGCCTGCCGAGAGCGGGAAAAAGATTCGGCTGAAAGGGCTGCTCGCTCAAAACAGGATCCCCCTCGGCCCTGCTTCAAAGGCAGAAAGGCAAAAGAAGCTTGATAAAATTTCTTCGGCAGAAAGACAGAAGATTCAGAGAGCCGCAGTGAATCTTTTGAAAAGCTACGGCTCACTGCCTAAAAGAGCTGAAGGGCAGATTCTTGAAAAGGCCACGGAGAAGCTCGAGCTTAAACCCGAATACTGTTTCTTTATCAAAAACCCAAAACTGATGCAGGAGGTGGAAAAATGA
- the rpiB gene encoding ribose 5-phosphate isomerase B produces MKIAIASDHAGFKYKEKIKEYLSEKGWDIRDFGTYTEASCSYPDFIIPAARAVSEGICERGIVLGGSGNGEAIAANKISKIRCALCWNNRTARLSRRHNNANMLALGERMISIEAAYEIVDIWLNTEFEGGRHIKRIDAIEDLGS; encoded by the coding sequence ATGAAAATTGCTATAGCATCAGACCACGCAGGTTTTAAGTACAAGGAAAAAATCAAAGAATACCTCAGCGAAAAGGGCTGGGATATCAGAGATTTCGGCACATACACCGAAGCCTCTTGCAGCTATCCGGATTTTATAATCCCTGCTGCCCGAGCTGTTTCAGAGGGTATTTGCGAGAGGGGCATTGTGCTTGGAGGCAGCGGGAACGGCGAGGCGATAGCAGCCAATAAGATAAGCAAGATTCGCTGCGCGCTGTGCTGGAACAACCGAACCGCAAGGCTCTCCCGCAGGCATAACAACGCAAATATGCTCGCTTTGGGCGAGAGAATGATCTCAATTGAGGCTGCTTATGAGATCGTGGATATTTGGCTGAACACCGAATTTGAGGGCGGAAGACATATAAAACGCATTGACGCGATAGAGGATCTGGGCAGCTGA
- a CDS encoding sulfatase-like hydrolase/transferase yields MNRRNFLRSVCIGASASFLSGCGGSLLTENNRKPNVLLIITDDQGYADVSAYAHSSPDVATPNIDRLAHQGVRFTQAYVTGPACSPSRAGLNTGRCQQRWGMWGWSKPLPKDEKTLAEYLKNAGYTTGKFGKSDFGQNYHRKDVREYPMNHGFDEFLGFSAHAHDYFHLSEKIEKAAPDPNGASASLGPLFHNNSKKSFEKGYTTEIFTDYAIDFIKRQREKPFFACVSYNSVHALVHLVPERYLERFGAKKVPLYDPEDGRYYTYYDRYGHGKADVYDETYRRWCLANMACMDDNIGRLLDTLEELNLEEDTFVVFMPDNGGAPARETGSVNRPLKSTKYSLFEGGIRIPIIMRYPGKAAKGKVCRNVVSTLDILPTFLAAAGHEKIQGKPLDGKNLLPMLKRPEKNRKRSPLFWHFGDQFAVRDGDWKLVKARLFTKDIISGRKQPLPEKPQLFNLKNDIGETNDLADKHPEIVQKMMKQHQNWVKEIRSS; encoded by the coding sequence ATGAATCGGCGTAACTTTTTACGGTCTGTATGTATTGGGGCTTCAGCCTCTTTTCTCTCCGGGTGCGGGGGCTCTTTGCTCACTGAAAACAATCGCAAGCCTAATGTCCTGCTGATAATAACTGATGATCAAGGGTATGCAGATGTAAGCGCTTATGCCCATTCCTCGCCGGATGTGGCTACCCCTAATATCGATCGATTAGCCCATCAGGGCGTTCGTTTTACGCAGGCCTATGTTACCGGGCCGGCCTGCAGCCCATCCCGCGCGGGTTTGAATACCGGCCGCTGCCAGCAGAGATGGGGGATGTGGGGATGGTCTAAGCCGCTTCCTAAAGATGAAAAAACGCTTGCAGAATACCTCAAAAACGCCGGCTATACAACGGGTAAATTCGGCAAAAGCGATTTCGGGCAAAACTATCACCGTAAGGACGTTCGTGAATATCCGATGAACCACGGCTTTGACGAGTTTTTAGGGTTTTCCGCGCATGCCCACGATTACTTTCATTTGTCTGAGAAAATCGAAAAGGCCGCTCCTGACCCAAACGGAGCGAGCGCTTCTTTAGGGCCATTATTCCATAATAACAGCAAAAAATCATTTGAAAAAGGCTATACCACGGAAATCTTTACCGATTACGCTATAGACTTCATCAAACGCCAAAGGGAGAAGCCTTTCTTTGCTTGCGTATCTTACAATTCAGTGCATGCTCTCGTGCATCTTGTACCCGAGCGTTATTTGGAGCGTTTCGGGGCGAAAAAGGTGCCTCTGTACGACCCTGAAGACGGCCGCTACTATACTTATTACGACCGCTACGGCCACGGCAAGGCAGATGTTTATGATGAAACCTATCGCCGGTGGTGCCTTGCGAATATGGCATGTATGGATGATAATATCGGCCGACTGCTGGATACCCTTGAAGAGCTGAATCTCGAAGAAGACACATTCGTTGTGTTTATGCCCGATAACGGCGGCGCACCTGCGCGGGAGACAGGCTCTGTGAATCGGCCGCTAAAGAGTACGAAATACAGCCTGTTTGAAGGGGGCATTCGAATTCCGATAATAATGAGATATCCGGGAAAAGCCGCAAAGGGGAAAGTTTGCAGGAATGTGGTATCAACGCTGGATATCTTACCAACTTTTCTCGCCGCAGCCGGGCATGAGAAGATTCAAGGAAAACCGCTCGACGGCAAGAACCTTCTGCCAATGCTGAAACGGCCCGAAAAAAATCGCAAACGAAGTCCTCTGTTTTGGCATTTTGGAGACCAGTTTGCTGTTCGCGACGGCGACTGGAAGCTGGTTAAGGCCAGGCTTTTCACTAAAGATATTATCAGCGGAAGAAAACAGCCATTGCCTGAGAAGCCGCAGCTTTTTAACCTGAAAAATGACATTGGCGAAACCAATGATTTAGCAGACAAACACCCTGAAATAGTTCAAAAAATGATGAAGCAGCACCAAAACTGGGTAAAAGAAATACGCTCCAGCTGA
- a CDS encoding Dabb family protein → MLVHSVFFWLKEDLAEAELYLFREKLETLKQIPAAHSVYIGTPASTDRPVIDRSYDFALTVVFEDIGKHDEYQSDPLHKTFLNECSDMFEKVLIYDAD, encoded by the coding sequence ATGCTAGTACACTCAGTATTTTTCTGGCTCAAAGAAGACCTCGCCGAGGCCGAGCTGTACCTTTTCAGGGAAAAACTCGAAACGCTCAAGCAGATACCTGCCGCTCATTCGGTATATATCGGCACACCCGCAAGCACTGACAGGCCGGTAATAGACAGGAGCTACGACTTCGCTCTTACAGTTGTGTTCGAGGATATCGGCAAACACGACGAATATCAGTCCGACCCGCTGCACAAAACATTCCTCAATGAATGCAGCGATATGTTCGAGAAGGTACTGATTTACGACGCTGATTAG